In Candidatus Falkowbacteria bacterium, a genomic segment contains:
- the gap gene encoding type I glyceraldehyde-3-phosphate dehydrogenase, whose protein sequence is MNIAINGFGRIGRAVFKALLEKPGVKVVAINDLTDTKTLAHLLTYDSVYGVSNDRISYTAKTLVINGHSFPVLAEKDPAALPWSTLKVDIVIESTGRFTDRDQAQAHITAGAKKVLLSAPGKGDDIQTYVIGVNENKIKKNDKIISMASCTTNCLAPVTDIIRKAFGIDKAIMTTIHSYTADQNLVDGPHKDLRRARAASLSMIPTTTGAALAVAKTIPSLAGRFDGLSVRVPTPVGSLCDAVYVLRKKTTKDQVNTLLQKASQSKEYKGIVTVTEDPIVSADIVGNPASAIVDLALTNVIGDTLLKVVSWYDNEWGYSNRLADLCVYINKKKLY, encoded by the coding sequence ATGAATATCGCAATTAATGGTTTTGGTCGCATTGGCCGAGCAGTTTTTAAAGCCTTACTTGAAAAACCAGGGGTTAAAGTAGTGGCGATTAACGATTTAACAGATACAAAGACTCTGGCTCATTTATTAACATATGACAGTGTTTACGGTGTTTCCAATGACCGTATTTCCTATACTGCTAAAACGTTAGTTATTAATGGCCACTCATTTCCAGTATTGGCTGAAAAAGATCCAGCTGCTTTGCCATGGTCAACCTTAAAAGTTGATATTGTGATTGAATCAACTGGCCGTTTTACCGACAGAGATCAAGCACAAGCTCATATCACCGCTGGTGCTAAAAAAGTATTGTTATCAGCGCCTGGTAAAGGCGATGATATTCAGACGTATGTGATTGGTGTTAATGAGAATAAAATCAAGAAAAATGACAAGATTATTTCCATGGCTTCTTGCACAACTAATTGTTTAGCACCGGTAACTGATATTATTCGCAAAGCTTTTGGTATTGATAAGGCGATTATGACAACAATTCATTCATATACCGCTGATCAAAATTTGGTTGATGGACCACATAAAGATTTACGTCGAGCCAGAGCTGCAAGTCTAAGTATGATTCCAACCACAACTGGTGCTGCCTTGGCAGTTGCCAAAACAATTCCATCTCTGGCAGGGCGATTTGATGGTTTGTCAGTTCGGGTTCCAACCCCTGTTGGTTCTCTTTGTGATGCAGTCTATGTCTTGAGAAAGAAAACTACCAAAGATCAGGTTAATACGTTGTTACAAAAAGCTTCACAGTCTAAAGAATATAAAGGTATTGTGACGGTCACTGAAGATCCAATTGTTTCGGCTGACATTGTTGGTAATCCAGCCAGTGCCATTGTTGATCTAGCTTTAACCAATGTCATTGGTGACACATTATTAAAAGTAGTTTCTTGGTATGACAATGAATGGGGATATAGTAATCGCTTAGCTGATTTATGTGTTTATATAAATAAGAAAAAATTATATTAG
- a CDS encoding trypsin-like peptidase domain-containing protein translates to MVSGKVASNQTRQAINNDSVVQVVDTVSPAIVSIIVSKDLPRFNSPMGNSEFFRQFLGEDFERFFGEQPSTEGEENKKQEIGNGSGFIISKDGLVVTNRHVVADEAAEYTVVTNKGEKYTAKVLGRDPVNDLAILKIEGNDFPTLNLGDSSQLKPGQSVIAIGNALGQFTNTVSTGVISGLSRSIDAFGGSNVGSERLIGLIQTDASINPGNSGGPLLDMSGNVIGINVAVAQNAQNIGFAIPIDQVKGTIDSVRENGRLVKAWIGVRYLLITQDIAKAQKLEKDNGAWVTNGDGPNQPAVIKDSPAEKAGIKDGDIILEVNGEKITVDNPLANTVSKSKPGDKLELKIWRDGKEITITVTLEEMKS, encoded by the coding sequence ATGGTGAGTGGCAAAGTCGCCAGTAACCAAACAAGGCAAGCAATTAATAATGATTCAGTGGTTCAAGTTGTAGATACTGTTTCTCCAGCCATCGTTAGTATTATAGTTTCCAAAGACTTACCAAGGTTTAATAGCCCAATGGGAAATTCTGAATTTTTCCGCCAATTCCTTGGTGAGGATTTTGAGAGATTTTTTGGTGAACAACCTTCAACTGAAGGTGAAGAGAATAAAAAGCAAGAGATAGGCAATGGTAGTGGTTTCATAATTTCCAAAGATGGTTTAGTGGTTACCAATCGACATGTGGTTGCTGATGAAGCGGCTGAATATACAGTTGTGACTAATAAAGGTGAAAAATATACGGCTAAAGTTCTGGGACGAGATCCAGTAAATGATTTAGCAATTTTAAAAATTGAAGGTAACGACTTTCCAACACTGAACTTAGGTGATAGCAGTCAGCTCAAACCGGGCCAAAGTGTTATCGCCATTGGCAATGCTCTTGGTCAATTTACTAATACTGTTTCTACAGGTGTAATTTCCGGGCTATCTCGCTCTATTGATGCCTTTGGAGGCTCTAATGTTGGCAGTGAGAGGTTGATTGGTTTAATCCAGACAGATGCGTCAATTAATCCAGGAAACTCTGGTGGACCATTGTTGGATATGTCTGGGAATGTGATTGGGATTAATGTGGCTGTGGCTCAAAATGCTCAAAATATTGGCTTTGCAATTCCAATAGACCAGGTAAAAGGTACAATTGATAGTGTTCGTGAGAATGGCCGTTTAGTAAAAGCCTGGATTGGAGTTAGATATTTATTAATAACCCAAGATATTGCCAAAGCGCAGAAACTAGAAAAAGATAATGGTGCTTGGGTTACAAATGGTGATGGACCAAACCAACCTGCAGTTATAAAAGATTCGCCAGCTGAAAAAGCAGGTATTAAAGATGGTGATATTATTTTAGAAGTCAATGGTGAAAAGATTACTGTTGATAATCCTTTGGCTAATACAGTTAGCAAATCAAAACCTGGTGATAAGCTAGAGTTAAAAATTTGGCGAGATGGCAAAGAAATAACAATTACGGTTACTCTTGAAGAAATGAAATCATAA